One segment of Desulfosudis oleivorans Hxd3 DNA contains the following:
- a CDS encoding response regulator, with amino-acid sequence MKKISILIVDDEPDFLNAIRHILEVREFHVVTVDRGGKAVDAARQALFDIALVDLKMPGMDGDETLRTLKAEHPEIEVVILTGHGSKDAAAACLESGAMAYLYKPCQLNELLEVLVDAYRKRVMDRHKMEPRWMDDLLGVLPPGSPMAALRRLRELDATPPAMEGRP; translated from the coding sequence GTGAAAAAAATCAGTATTCTGATCGTGGATGATGAGCCGGATTTTTTAAATGCCATCCGCCATATACTGGAGGTCCGGGAATTTCATGTGGTAACCGTTGACCGGGGCGGCAAGGCAGTTGATGCCGCCCGGCAGGCGCTGTTTGATATCGCCCTGGTCGACCTGAAGATGCCGGGCATGGATGGAGACGAAACCCTGCGGACACTGAAAGCGGAACATCCTGAGATAGAGGTGGTGATTCTCACCGGCCATGGATCAAAGGATGCCGCGGCCGCCTGCCTGGAAAGCGGGGCCATGGCCTATCTGTACAAGCCGTGCCAGTTGAATGAGCTGCTGGAGGTCCTTGTGGACGCATACCGAAAAAGGGTGATGGACAGGCATAAGATGGAACCGCGGTGGATGGACGACCTTCTGGGCGTGCTCCCGCCCGGTTCTCCCATGGCGGCGCTGCGCCGGCTCCGGGAGCTGGACGCAACACCGCCGGCAATGGAAGGTCGGCCCTGA
- a CDS encoding SLC13 family permease codes for MEENTTKNQNDTGLRLLVVDDEDQFRASLAKQLRNRGFKVYESSNGEDAIKIVRHKNPEVVLLDQKMPHMDGIQTLKELKKIRPEVQVIMHTAYGNIESARVTGKHDVFCYLEKPCDLNQLISMIKLAGEERTYALARHEIPDVKRNSLKAWLMGVQNARPGIIMLGVLLFLGLAFMPTPDTLNNFLTAKKTGVMGEEINGYSDYRKMKTGQTIVEYYTAKAGLYEKTVTPDGKTVNTLPGVEKIAFKAKVMVGVLVVAALFWATGAVPIGITALLVGTLMFFFGILKPDDVAKAYAKDSVIFIFGVLAFAAAIGKTGLDRRIGILLLGTSTNLTKFALIFAPLLAVTASFLSEHALVAFIAPILMLVYMGAIKAAGVKQDKSLVVMFMLMLTFTANIGGPGSPAAGGRNAVMLGIFSDYGLSLSFGQWVKMGLPFVPVMALVIAGYFLLVVRRGIKTQSINVAAAVKREAEKIGKMTADEYKAGAILVLVIFLWVTMSDTLGMGGPVILCLVLLNILGILTWKDINGIHFDVVALYAAASAMGYGLAVTGGALWLANSFVSILPDFLRSGNGLLMSTSMITGILTNFMSDGATVAAVGPITVPMATLSGTSPILVGLATAFASSFAHMMIIGTPNNAIVYSLARDPETGEQLVTMKDFFIHGGAVFLLSMAVLWIWVFFGYWRWVSL; via the coding sequence ATGGAAGAAAATACGACTAAAAATCAGAATGATACCGGATTGAGACTGCTGGTGGTGGATGACGAGGACCAGTTTCGGGCGTCGCTGGCAAAGCAGTTGAGAAACAGGGGCTTCAAGGTTTATGAATCCAGCAACGGTGAAGATGCCATCAAGATTGTGCGGCACAAGAACCCGGAGGTGGTTCTCCTGGACCAGAAGATGCCCCATATGGACGGCATCCAGACCTTAAAGGAACTAAAAAAGATTCGGCCGGAAGTGCAGGTCATCATGCACACGGCCTATGGCAATATCGAGTCGGCCCGGGTGACGGGAAAACACGATGTCTTCTGCTACCTTGAAAAACCCTGCGATTTAAACCAGCTGATCAGCATGATCAAGCTGGCCGGTGAGGAACGGACCTATGCCCTGGCCCGGCACGAGATTCCGGATGTCAAGCGAAACAGCCTGAAAGCCTGGCTGATGGGGGTCCAGAACGCCCGGCCCGGCATTATTATGCTGGGCGTTCTGCTGTTTCTGGGGCTTGCCTTCATGCCCACGCCGGATACGCTGAACAATTTTCTGACGGCCAAAAAAACCGGGGTGATGGGCGAAGAGATCAACGGGTATTCCGATTACCGCAAAATGAAAACCGGCCAGACCATTGTTGAGTATTACACCGCCAAGGCCGGGCTGTATGAAAAAACCGTCACCCCGGACGGCAAGACGGTCAACACGCTGCCGGGTGTTGAGAAAATCGCTTTCAAGGCAAAGGTCATGGTCGGTGTCCTGGTGGTGGCGGCCCTGTTCTGGGCCACCGGCGCGGTGCCCATCGGCATCACGGCCCTTCTGGTGGGCACGCTGATGTTTTTTTTCGGGATACTGAAGCCCGACGACGTGGCAAAGGCCTATGCAAAGGACTCGGTGATCTTTATTTTCGGGGTTCTGGCCTTTGCCGCGGCCATCGGTAAAACCGGGCTGGACCGCAGAATCGGCATTCTGCTGCTGGGCACCAGCACCAACCTGACCAAGTTCGCGCTGATTTTCGCGCCGCTGCTGGCCGTTACTGCTTCATTTCTCTCCGAACACGCCCTTGTGGCCTTTATCGCTCCGATCCTCATGCTGGTGTACATGGGCGCCATCAAGGCCGCCGGCGTCAAACAGGACAAAAGCCTGGTGGTCATGTTCATGCTGATGCTCACCTTCACGGCAAACATCGGTGGCCCGGGTTCTCCGGCGGCCGGCGGGCGCAACGCCGTGATGCTGGGCATTTTTTCCGACTACGGCCTGAGTCTCTCCTTCGGCCAGTGGGTGAAGATGGGCCTGCCCTTTGTGCCGGTGATGGCCCTGGTCATTGCCGGTTATTTTCTTCTGGTAGTCCGCAGGGGCATCAAGACCCAGTCCATCAACGTGGCGGCCGCGGTGAAACGGGAGGCGGAAAAGATCGGGAAAATGACGGCCGATGAGTACAAGGCCGGGGCCATTCTGGTGCTCGTTATTTTCTTGTGGGTTACCATGTCTGACACGCTGGGCATGGGCGGGCCGGTTATCCTCTGCCTGGTGCTGCTCAATATTCTGGGCATTCTCACGTGGAAGGACATCAACGGGATCCATTTTGACGTGGTTGCCCTGTATGCGGCGGCCAGCGCCATGGGCTACGGCCTGGCCGTTACCGGCGGTGCCCTGTGGCTGGCCAACTCTTTTGTGTCGATTCTGCCCGATTTTCTACGAAGCGGCAACGGCCTTCTGATGTCGACCAGTATGATCACAGGCATCCTGACCAACTTCATGAGCGACGGCGCCACAGTGGCGGCGGTGGGTCCCATTACCGTGCCCATGGCCACCCTGTCCGGCACCTCGCCCATCCTGGTGGGACTTGCCACGGCATTTGCATCCTCGTTCGCCCACATGATGATCATCGGCACGCCCAACAACGCCATTGTCTACAGCCTGGCCAGGGACCCGGAAACCGGGGAACAGCTGGTCACCATGAAGGACTTTTTTATCCACGGCGGCGCTGTTTTTCTTTTAAGCATGGCGGTGTTGTGGATCTGGGTCTTTTTCGGATACTGGCGATGGGTATCATTATAA